TTAAGACGACGTTGTCCATCCTTCTAAGCGGATGGTCTTCCGGAAGCGGCTCTTCCTCGTAGACGTCTAGGGCGGCTCCGGCTATCCACCTTTCCTTCAAAGCTTTCACAAGCGCGTCTTCGTCGACCAAGGCGCCTCTAGCAGTGTTCACGAGGTACGCGGTAGGTTTCATACGCTTAAGCTCCTCCTCGCCTATCATGTGTCTGGTTTCCCTCGTCAAAGCCGCGTGTATGGTTACGATATCCGAGCTCTCTAAAAGCTCTTCGAGGTTTACGAGAGATACCCCAAGCTCCTCGGCTCGGCTCTTGTCGACGTAGGGGTCGTAAGCTATCACACGCATCCCGAAGGCCTTAGCCCTCGCGGCGACCCTACTCCCTATGTTCCCCAACCCGATAACCCCGAGGGTCTTACCCTTAACCTCACACCCGACGAACCGGATCCTATCCCATCCACCGCTCTTCATAAGCCTATGCGCTTCGGCTATACGTTTCGTCAGCGAGAGTATGAGACCTATAGTATGCTCCGCTACGCTATCGGCGTTGACGCTCGGTGTGTAGGTTACGGCTATTCCCCTCTCGGTAGCCGCCTCGATGTCGACGTTATCTACACCGACGCCGTGCCTCGCTATTATACGAACCCTAACGTCTCCAGACAAGACCTCCCTAGTCACAGGGTCCGTGCCTAACACTATCCCATCATACTCGGCCACGATCCGCTTAAGCTGCTGAACGCTGTGCTTGCCGCGTTTAACCGTGACATCCGCTATACGGTTTAACCTCTCGAGTATATCTGGGCCTGAGGTCCCGAAGGAGCCGGACGTAACATAGATCCTAGGTCTACCCTTCAAACGTCCCCCCTCTTTATCAAGACGATCGATAACTTAAATTATGCTGAGTCTCTAAAAATATTAACCTCCATGTTTAACAGGGTTAAGTTCAAGCTGATCTTAACCTTTAAATAATGAGTCGATGTAGAACGGTAATGTGCGGTTTATTGGATAAGACTAGTCGTTCAGATTTTCGCGACTTTAAGGGTATAAGCCTAACTCTTGCGACTATAATAATTTTAGCAGTCGCCATAACGATCACGTTGGCCTTCTCATACTGGGTCGGCGGATTGACCCAGGTTTTCCTAGGCTTCGAGAGGGTGGAGGTTTCATACGTCGAGGTCGCATACGACCCAGATGGCTGGTCCGGCTCGGGTTTTGCGACGTCTGAAGGTGGATGGAACATATCTATAGGGCTTGTGAACAAGGGGATCTGGGACTCCACCTTCACCGACCTTTTGATCAACGGAAAGCCGATGGAAGTGTACTCCGGAAGCGTAGTCCTGATAGACCCTGAGGGGAACTGTTACACGTCTTCGAAGGACCTTTTGATAAGGCTGAAGGCCGGCACGTCGATGACGTTGACCGTTTGGATCAAGGCTGGAGGGTTTGAGCACGGCCAGATAGTTTCCATAACCCTCCAGACGGCTAGGGGAGGAAGCTTCCTGAGAGATGTGATCCTCACTTGAACGTTAGAATTCTCGATTCATCACCGGGTCTATTCGCAAGATCTAGATCAAAGTTTATATACCGCAGAGCGTCACAATTTTCTGTTACGGTGGCATATTGGGTTTAAAGAATTTTTCTCTGGTAGGTAAGATATACGGCCTCTTCCCATGGGCTTCTAAGATAGTAATGGGCATTTTCAGAAACCTACCTGAGATCCTTAAAGAGGCCGATATGAATATATACCCCGAGGCTTACGCGGCTACGGTAGGCTTTCTAACCGTTATAGGCCTGATCATAAGCCTCGGCGGGATCCCGCTTATGATAATATCCATATACGCACCGCAGCTTCTCGGCCTTCTAAGCCAGATACCCTATTATAGTTATCTTACTCTTTTCCTGCTTCCCGGTCTGATCCTGCTTCTAGGCATCGCGATTCCGAAGATTAAAGCCCTGAACCGGGCTTCGAGCTTAGAGACGGAAGTACCTTTCTTAGCTGCATACGTCAGCGTCATGGCTACCGGGGGTATAAGCCCCTACGTAAGCATCCTGAGGGTTAAAGAGTATCCCTTGCTTCCTACGTTGGCTAAGGCGGCTAAGCGTATAGAGCTTAAGGTCCACGGCCTGGGTCTAGACCCGATCTCGGCTATAGAGGAGTCTGCTAAAACCATGCCTTCGCAGGAGTATCGGGAGCTTCTACTCGGCTACGCTTCGACCCTGAGGGCCGGAGGCGATGTGGTCCACTACCTGCTTACGAAGACGGAGCAGATATTCAGGGATAGGCTTATGAGGCTTAGGATACTCGGCGAGCGGATGGCCGGTATGATGGAGGTCTACGTCACCCTGGCTGTTCTCCTGGCGTTGGGTTTCTACTCGATATTCATAGTCTCGATATCGATGGCTCAGTATCTTCCCTCGCCTATAGGTATGGAGCAGTTCGTCGTGTTCGCCTACGTGTTTCTGCCGACGATCTCGATCGTGTTCCTGTACATGATCGACCTGCTCCAGCCTAAGTATCCGGAAGTGAGGATGAACCCGACGTATAAACTGTACTTCGCCTCCATACCGTTTATGGTCTTTCTGACCGTGGGCTTCTACCTCACGTTCGAGCTTCCGATGCTGGCTAGCATAACCCCGTTCGACTATATGAAGGACTTCGTCCTCTACGTGACCTACGACCTTATGGGTTTGGAGCCTGGTTTCGAGACACCCGTCGGGTTGATGCTTGCCCTCGTGATCCCCACGATCCCGGCCGCCGTGTACGAGAAGATAAGGGCTAAACACGAGGCTGAGATCGAGCGCGGCGTTATAGATTTCATAAGAGACCTCGTCGAGATACGTAAGACCGGTATGAGCCCTGAGGGCTGTATAATAAACCTCGCCAAGAGGGACTATGGTAGGTTCTCCGAGCATCTACGGATTATAAGCAACCAGGTCGGATGGGGTATACCGTTGAAGAAGGTGTCGGAGAGGTTTAAACAACGTGTACGGAGCTGGCTTGCGAACACGATGATTTTCCTGCTCGTCGACGCCATCGAGGTCGGAGGCGGCTCACCTCAAACCCTCGAGACGCTGGCTAGGTTCGGCGAGATGACCGAGAGCGTCGAGAAGGAGAAGGCTATGAGGCTCCGCCCGCTTCTGCTCGTCCCCTACATAGGGGCTTTGACCTTCATAGTTTCGACCATAGTCCTGCTTGGGTTCATGAGGGCTGTCCTAGCGCTCGCTAACATGCCGCTGGCGTTTCAGCAGTTCACGAAGATGCTTCTGACGCCTATGGTGTTCCACATATACCTCACCGGCCTTGTGTCGGGTAAGATAAGTAGCGGTAGGGTCTCCGCGGGTTTCCTGCACACGGTCGTGCTCAGCATATGCGCCTTGATAGCTATGGCCATATCTCCGCTCATATCGATGCCTTTAACCCTCGCACCTATATAACCGTGGGATGTATATATGCACCTGGAAAACCACAAATCTTATCTACCAGCCGTTTTTCATATGAGTACAGAGAGATTAAGGACTATGTCTAGAAAATTAAATACTAAAGCTATGTCTCCCGTGATAACGACTATTATACTCGCGAGTACTATATTAGCCTGCGTTCTGACGGCATACATGCAGATGACAGGAGTTCTAATGGCTCAGAGCCAGCACCTAGAGTTTCAACAGGCTAGACGCGTACTCACATCTCTAGCCGACATGATCGAGAACA
The sequence above is a segment of the Candidatus Bathyarchaeota archaeon genome. Coding sequences within it:
- a CDS encoding hydroxyacid dehydrogenase, whose protein sequence is MKGRPRIYVTSGSFGTSGPDILERLNRIADVTVKRGKHSVQQLKRIVAEYDGIVLGTDPVTREVLSGDVRVRIIARHGVGVDNVDIEAATERGIAVTYTPSVNADSVAEHTIGLILSLTKRIAEAHRLMKSGGWDRIRFVGCEVKGKTLGVIGLGNIGSRVAARAKAFGMRVIAYDPYVDKSRAEELGVSLVNLEELLESSDIVTIHAALTRETRHMIGEEELKRMKPTAYLVNTARGALVDEDALVKALKERWIAGAALDVYEEEPLPEDHPLRRMDNVVLTPHIASYTYEAIRRTDEMVLEALETFFKGGKPKWLVNPEVWSRIEGSY
- a CDS encoding type II secretion system F family protein: MGLKNFSLVGKIYGLFPWASKIVMGIFRNLPEILKEADMNIYPEAYAATVGFLTVIGLIISLGGIPLMIISIYAPQLLGLLSQIPYYSYLTLFLLPGLILLLGIAIPKIKALNRASSLETEVPFLAAYVSVMATGGISPYVSILRVKEYPLLPTLAKAAKRIELKVHGLGLDPISAIEESAKTMPSQEYRELLLGYASTLRAGGDVVHYLLTKTEQIFRDRLMRLRILGERMAGMMEVYVTLAVLLALGFYSIFIVSISMAQYLPSPIGMEQFVVFAYVFLPTISIVFLYMIDLLQPKYPEVRMNPTYKLYFASIPFMVFLTVGFYLTFELPMLASITPFDYMKDFVLYVTYDLMGLEPGFETPVGLMLALVIPTIPAAVYEKIRAKHEAEIERGVIDFIRDLVEIRKTGMSPEGCIINLAKRDYGRFSEHLRIISNQVGWGIPLKKVSERFKQRVRSWLANTMIFLLVDAIEVGGGSPQTLETLARFGEMTESVEKEKAMRLRPLLLVPYIGALTFIVSTIVLLGFMRAVLALANMPLAFQQFTKMLLTPMVFHIYLTGLVSGKISSGRVSAGFLHTVVLSICALIAMAISPLISMPLTLAPI